TCGACCACGATGCGCGACTGCGGCGTCACGAGCTGGTGCTCCCGCAGATGCTGGGAGATGTCGCCGAAAAGCTGCGGCGCGACCGCCATGTAGAAGACGCGCACGCGGTCGCTCTGGCCGATCTCCTTCTTCAACGCCGCGAAACCGTCGCCCGACATGGCGTCGACGGTCACATAGGTGAGGCGCTTGAGGAACGCGTCGACCTCCTTCTTGTCCAGCTCGTCGGCCTTGACGAAATCCTTGAGCGCCTTGTGGGCAAAGTCCCGGAACTGCTGGTCGGTCAGCTTGCTGCGCGACGCGCCGATGATGCGCGTCGGTTCGGAAAACTGCCCCGCCACCTGACGGTGATAGAGCGATGGCAGCAGCTTCCTCTCGGAAAGGTCGCCTGTTCCGCCGAAAACGATGAAGTCGAACGGGTCAACGGGTATTGTCTGGCTTGTCATCGTGTTTCCAGTGCCGAGCTGGCTGCGGCGTCGCCAACATATCTAATCGATTTAAAATTGCCAGTGCCAAGGTGTCGCATCTGCGCCCTTGACACTGTTCCCACCGAAAGCTTTGTGAACTGCGATGGTCGATCCGCATTTTGCGCGGCACCATAAAGCGCCGGTTTGGCGGCACAAGGGAGAATTCCATTGAGCGAGCTTTACGTCCCCTTTTTCCGCGAGGTCGCGCAGTGAGCAGGCTGAAGGACAAGGTCGCCATCGTCACCGGCGGCGCGTCGGGTTTCGGCGAAGGCATGGCCCGGCGATTCGCGGAGGAGGGCGCGAAGGTGGTGGTCTGCGACCTCAACGCCAGAGGCGCCGAGCGCGTCGCGGCCGACATCGGAAAGAGCGCCGTGGCGGTGACGACCGACGTCTCGCAGAAGTCCGAATTCGTGGAAATGGTCGAGGTCGCCATGAGCACGTTCGGGCGCATCGACATCATGGTCAACAATGCCGGCTACACGCATCGCAACGGCGACATGCTGGCCGTGTCGGAAGAGGCGTTCGACCTGATCTACGCCGTCAACATGAAGGCGATCTACTACGCGGCGCTGGCGGTGGTGCCCATCATGGAGAAGCAGGGCGGCGGCTCGATCCTGACGACCGCGTCGACGGCCGGACTGAGGCCGCGTCCGGGTCTGACATGGTACAACGCCTCGAAGGGCTGGGCGATCACCGCGACCAAGTCGATGGCGGTGGAACTCGCACCGAAGAATATCCGCGTCAACTGTCTCTGCCCCGTCGCCGGCGAGACCGGCATGCTGGCGCAGTTTATGGGCGAGGATACGCCGGAGCTCCGTGCCAAGTTCCGCGCCTCCATCCCGCTCGGCCGCCTTTCGACGCCGCTCGACATCGCCAACACGGCCCTTTGGCTGGTGTCGGACGAGGCGGAATTCATCACCGGCGTGGCGCTGGAAGTCGACGGCGGGCGCTGTATCTGATCAGGCTGGCGGACAGGGAAGAGTCCTTCCCACTGCGGCACAACGACAAGAAGACGGGAAACGCCATGCACAAGGTCGCCATCAGCGGAACGGGCGTTTTCACGCCGGACGAGATCATCACCAACGCCGAACTCGTCGCGGCCTACAACGCCTACGCGCATCGCCAGAACACGCTGCATGCCGCGGCGATCGAGGCGGGCGAGCGCGAGCCGCTGCAGATGTCGTCGGAGGAATTCATCGTCAAGGCGTCCGGCATCGAGCGGCGACACGTCATGGACAAGGCCGGCGTGCTAGACCCCGGCATCATGCATCCGATGCTGCCGGAGCGCGCCGACGAGGAACTGTCCATCATGGCGGAGATCGGCGTGAAAGCGGCCGACGAGGCCATGCGCAAGGCAAACGTCACCGCCGCTGACATCGACGCGGTGATCTGCGCCGCCTCGAATCATGAGCGGCCCTATCCGGCCATAGCCATCGAGATCCAGCAGGCCCTCGGTATCGAAGGTTTCGCCTTCGACATGAACGTCGCCTGCTCGTCCGCTACCTTCGCCATGCAGGCGGCGGCCGACATGATCCGGTCGGGCTCCGCCCGCGCCATTCTCATCGTCAATCCGGAAATAACCTCCGGGCATCTGGAATGGCGCGACCGCGACTGCCATTTCATCTTCGGCGACGTCTGCACGGCCTCCGTCCTCCAGCGCGGGGATCTGGTGACCAGCGACAACGCCTGGGAAATCGTCTCCACCCGCTGCCTGACCGAATTCTCCAACAACATCCGCAACAACAACGGCTTTTTGCGCCGTTCGCATGAGGGCCACATGGCCGACCGCCGCGACATGCAGTTCCGGCAGGAGGGCAGAAAGGTCTTCAAGCAGGTCGTGCCGATGGTTGCCGGGATGATGCTGGCGCATCTTTCGGACGAGAAGATCGCGCCCGAAAACCTGTCGCGCATGTGGCTGCATCAGGCCAACAAGGGCATGAACGACCTGATCGGCGCCCGCGTTCTCGGCCGCGAGCCGAGCCGGGCCGAGCAGCCGAACATACTTCAGGACTACGCCAATACATCCTCGGCGGGGTCGATCATCGCCTTCTCGAAGTTTTCGGACGACCTGCCTTCAGGCGCGCTCGGCGTCATCTGCTCCTTCGGCGCAGGCTATTCCGTCGGCAGCGTCATTGTCCGGAAGGTGTAGCGGTTCAGATACGATCCCTCAGCGCATACCAGTTGAGCGCGAGGAAGAGCAGCGGCGCGCGGAAACGCCGGCCGCCGGGAAAGGCGGGGATTTTGATATCCTCGAACAGTTTGAGCCGGTCGCGATTGCCTGAAACGGTCTCGGCGTAGAGTTTCCCGACGAAGTTGGAGAGCATCACGCCATGGCCGGAATAGCCGCCGACCGAAATGACGTTGGGCATCACCTCGCGCACGAAGGGCTTGCGCGGCATGGTGATGCCGACATAGCCGCCCCAGCCATGGGTGATCTCGACATCCTTCAGCGCCGGGTAGATTTCCGCGATCTGTCGCCTGATCTGGTCGGCAATGTCCTTCGGGTCGCTGACGGCATAGATCTCGCGGCCGCCGAACAGCAGGCGACCGTCCTTCGTCTTGCGGAAGTAGCGCACAACGAAGCGGGAATCGTCCACCGCCTCGCCGCCGGGCAGCACCGGGCTGTCCGCGCCGAGCGGCACCGTCGCGCCGATGAAGGAGCCGATCGGCATGACATGCGCGGCGCTGACCGGCTCCAGATCGCCGCCATAGGCGTTGACGGCGACGAGGCATTTGTCGGCCGTGATGATGCCGCGCGGCGTGCTGACCAGAACCTTGCCGCCGTCCGACGCGATGCCGGTCGAACGCGTGTTCTCGAAGAGATGCGCGCCGGCGGCCGCCGCGACGCGCGCAGTCCCCACCACCAGTTTCATCGGATGGATATGGCCGGTGCCCATGTCGCGCGTGCCGCCATAGTAGCAGGTCGAACCGAGCCGCTCGGCCGTCTCCTTCGCGTCCATGAAGCTGATGTGCGGATAGCCGAAGCGCGTCGCCATGATCTCGGCATGCGCCTGATAGTGCTTCAGATAGCGTGGCTTGTGCGCCACCGACATCTGGCCGGGCACGTACTCCATGTCGATGCCGTTCGCGGCTGCGAATTCCAGCACATGCGCCTTCGCTTCCTCGGCGAGGTCGAATAGCGCCTTGGCGCGGGTGAAGCCGTACTCGGCTTCCAGTTCCTCGGCCCAGGCGCGCTGCCCGGTGCCGAACTGGCCGCCATTGCGTCCCGACGCGCCGTCGCCGAAGCGGTGCGCCTCGATCAGCGCCACGTCGACGCCGGCCCTGGCGAGATGCGCCGCCGCCGAAAGCCCGGTGAACCCGCCGCCGATTATGACGACATCGGCTCGCCGGTCGCCGTCCAGCGCCGGGTATTCGGGCCGTTCGCCTGTGGTCGCCTCGTACCACGAGTAGCCGGGGGAGATAGGGGATTGGTAGGGCATGGTGCTAGGGGAGTAGGGGAGTAGGGGAGTAGGGGAGTAGGGGAGTAGGGGAAGATTAGGTCTTGGCGAGTTTTCGCAATAGCAGACGTAATAGCTTGCCTACACTTTCACTGCTTGTCAGGAGTGGCGCTATCGAGCCGTTGGCGGCTACCCCGACACGGTCGGCAATCAGCAGATGCGTTTCGAGCTCCTTGAGAGATCCTTGAGCAATCCTGAGAAACTGAAGGTAGGAACCGCGATGCTCGCGGCCGTAGCCTTCTGCAATGTTGGCCGGCACGGAAGTGGCCGCCCGTCGAACTTGACTGGTCAGACCATACAGTTCTTCCTTGGGCCAGGATCTGGTCATGGAGTACACGCCAACTGTCAGATCCATCGCCTGCTGCCAGACCACAAGGTCTTGATAAGAACCGGCTCTGCTGGTCATTTCCCCTACACCCCTACTCCCCTACTCCCCTACACCCCTACTCCCCTACACATTCAGCAACAAATACTCCCGCTCCCACGGGCTGATCACTTCCATGAACGTCTCGAACTCGGCGCGCTTGATGGCGACGTAGGTGGAGACGAAGCCGTCGCCGAGCATGTCGCGCAGTTCCTGGTCGGCCTCGAAAAGGTCGACCGCTTCCAGCAGGCCGCGCGGCAGGTCGATCTCGTCCTCGTTGGCGGTGGTCAGCACCGGTTCTTCCGGCTGCAGCTTGTTCTTCAGGCCGATGAGGCCACAGGCGAGCGAGGCCGCGAGCGCCAGATAGGGATTGGCGTCGGAGGATGGGATGCGGTTCTCGACGCGCCGTGCCGCCGGGTCCGAGCGTGGCACGCGGAAAGCGGTGGTGCGGTTGTCGTAGCCCCATTTGTTGTTGACGGGCGCAGAGGCGGCCTGCGTCAGCCGGCGATAGGAGTTCACATAGGGCGCGAACATCACCAGGGCGTTCGGCACATGCGCCTGCATGCCGCCGATGAAGTGGCGGAACGCATCCGTCTCCACGCCGTCCTCTCCGGAAAAGATGTTCTTGCCGGTCTTCTTGTCGATCACCGACTGGTGGATGTGCATGGCCGAGCCCGGCTGGCCCTGGATCGGCTTCGCCATGAAGGTGGCGTAGGTGTCGTGCTTCATCGCGGCTTCGCGGATGGTGCGCTTGAACATGAACACCTGATCCGCGAGCTCGACCGGATTGCCGTGACGCAGATTGATCTCGAGCTGGCCGGCGCCTTCCTCGTGGATCAGCGTGTCGATCTCGAGGCCCTGGCTTTCGGAGAAATGGTAGATGTCGTCGATGAGTTCGTCGAACTCGTTGACGCCGGCGATCGAATAGCCAGCGCCGCCCGCGATCGGGCGTCCCGAACGGCCGACCGGCGGAGCAAGAGGATAGTCCGGGTCCGGGTTCTTGCGCACCAGATAGAACTCGATCTCCGGCGCGACGACAGGCCTGAGGCCGGCCTTGTCATAGGCCGCGACGACGCGCTTCAGCACGTTGCGCGGCGTGAAGCCGACGGAGCGGCCGTCCTGATGGACGAGGTCGCAGATCACCTGCGCCGTCGGGTCCTCCTCCCACGGCACGACGGATAGGGTGGAAAGGTCCGGCACCAGCTTCAGGTCGCCGTCGTCCTCGGGATAGGAGAAGCCGTTGCCGTCTTCCGGATAATCGCCGGAAATGGTCATCATGAAGGGCGCGGAGGGCAGCGCCAGCGAGGTGTTCGAGGTGAACTTGCTCGACGGCATCATCTTGCCGCGCGCCACGCCGGCCTGATCCGGCGTGATGCATTCGATGTCCTCGATGCTGCGCCATTCCAGCCATTCGGCGGCTTCGCGCCAGTTTTTCACACCTCGGAGGTTCTTGACGAATTGGGGCGTGCGCGAACGCCCCCCACGTATCGACGGGCGCACTTCCTTCTTCGCGGGCGGCATCAATCACCAGTTCGTTGCAGATGCAGGACTATAACCTTCGCCGGCAGCGAAAGGGAAGGGCGTCCCCCCGCCGAGCTTATTGCCCGCGCCGAACCAGCCGGTCGATGACCGGCTGAAGCCGTTCCGGCGTGATCGGTTTGGCCACGACCGCATCGACGAACGAAGGCAGCGACAGGCTTTCGACCGATCCATTGCGGTTGGACAGCATGATGACGCGCGGCGTGCGCGTCTCGCTCGTCCGTTGCAGAGCGGCGATGTCCTCCATGAGGCAATCGCAATCGCGGTTCTCGACGCCGCCGTCGAGGATGATGAGGCGCGGCCGGCTGGACCGTAGGTGTCCGGATGCCTTTTCGATGCTTTCCGACTGCGCACGCAATCCGCATCGGTGCACGATCTCGGAAACGACCACCTGGTTGATGCGGGAGCGCGCCACGACGAGCACCTGGCCGTTGTCGGTTTCGAGACGCGAGCTCATTGCCACCAACCTCGCGTGGTGCACCGGATTTTTCCCGCGGCGCCTTGCCG
The window above is part of the Rhizobiaceae bacterium genome. Proteins encoded here:
- a CDS encoding SDR family oxidoreductase, coding for MSRLKDKVAIVTGGASGFGEGMARRFAEEGAKVVVCDLNARGAERVAADIGKSAVAVTTDVSQKSEFVEMVEVAMSTFGRIDIMVNNAGYTHRNGDMLAVSEEAFDLIYAVNMKAIYYAALAVVPIMEKQGGGSILTTASTAGLRPRPGLTWYNASKGWAITATKSMAVELAPKNIRVNCLCPVAGETGMLAQFMGEDTPELRAKFRASIPLGRLSTPLDIANTALWLVSDEAEFITGVALEVDGGRCI
- a CDS encoding beta-ketoacyl-ACP synthase III, translating into MHKVAISGTGVFTPDEIITNAELVAAYNAYAHRQNTLHAAAIEAGEREPLQMSSEEFIVKASGIERRHVMDKAGVLDPGIMHPMLPERADEELSIMAEIGVKAADEAMRKANVTAADIDAVICAASNHERPYPAIAIEIQQALGIEGFAFDMNVACSSATFAMQAAADMIRSGSARAILIVNPEITSGHLEWRDRDCHFIFGDVCTASVLQRGDLVTSDNAWEIVSTRCLTEFSNNIRNNNGFLRRSHEGHMADRRDMQFRQEGRKVFKQVVPMVAGMMLAHLSDEKIAPENLSRMWLHQANKGMNDLIGARVLGREPSRAEQPNILQDYANTSSAGSIIAFSKFSDDLPSGALGVICSFGAGYSVGSVIVRKV
- a CDS encoding FAD-binding oxidoreductase, whose product is MPYQSPISPGYSWYEATTGERPEYPALDGDRRADVVIIGGGFTGLSAAAHLARAGVDVALIEAHRFGDGASGRNGGQFGTGQRAWAEELEAEYGFTRAKALFDLAEEAKAHVLEFAAANGIDMEYVPGQMSVAHKPRYLKHYQAHAEIMATRFGYPHISFMDAKETAERLGSTCYYGGTRDMGTGHIHPMKLVVGTARVAAAAGAHLFENTRSTGIASDGGKVLVSTPRGIITADKCLVAVNAYGGDLEPVSAAHVMPIGSFIGATVPLGADSPVLPGGEAVDDSRFVVRYFRKTKDGRLLFGGREIYAVSDPKDIADQIRRQIAEIYPALKDVEITHGWGGYVGITMPRKPFVREVMPNVISVGGYSGHGVMLSNFVGKLYAETVSGNRDRLKLFEDIKIPAFPGGRRFRAPLLFLALNWYALRDRI
- a CDS encoding four helix bundle protein; the encoded protein is MTSRAGSYQDLVVWQQAMDLTVGVYSMTRSWPKEELYGLTSQVRRAATSVPANIAEGYGREHRGSYLQFLRIAQGSLKELETHLLIADRVGVAANGSIAPLLTSSESVGKLLRLLLRKLAKT
- a CDS encoding glutamine synthetase family protein, with amino-acid sequence MPPAKKEVRPSIRGGRSRTPQFVKNLRGVKNWREAAEWLEWRSIEDIECITPDQAGVARGKMMPSSKFTSNTSLALPSAPFMMTISGDYPEDGNGFSYPEDDGDLKLVPDLSTLSVVPWEEDPTAQVICDLVHQDGRSVGFTPRNVLKRVVAAYDKAGLRPVVAPEIEFYLVRKNPDPDYPLAPPVGRSGRPIAGGAGYSIAGVNEFDELIDDIYHFSESQGLEIDTLIHEEGAGQLEINLRHGNPVELADQVFMFKRTIREAAMKHDTYATFMAKPIQGQPGSAMHIHQSVIDKKTGKNIFSGEDGVETDAFRHFIGGMQAHVPNALVMFAPYVNSYRRLTQAASAPVNNKWGYDNRTTAFRVPRSDPAARRVENRIPSSDANPYLALAASLACGLIGLKNKLQPEEPVLTTANEDEIDLPRGLLEAVDLFEADQELRDMLGDGFVSTYVAIKRAEFETFMEVISPWEREYLLLNV
- a CDS encoding response regulator, which codes for MSSRLETDNGQVLVVARSRINQVVVSEIVHRCGLRAQSESIEKASGHLRSSRPRLIILDGGVENRDCDCLMEDIAALQRTSETRTPRVIMLSNRNGSVESLSLPSFVDAVVAKPITPERLQPVIDRLVRRGQ